Proteins from one Natrinema salinisoli genomic window:
- a CDS encoding TetR/AcrR family transcriptional regulator produces the protein MPSDVFDDPTDTCEKILAATYRSLNEHGYADLTMQTIGDELEQSPSLVYHHYENKDALVLACLEYLLEQFESEFGNDAVDDPKGRLEEILEWWFATDVDDEWHGFLTTILELRARAVHDSEYREHFTRSDRIFKESLATVLRAGINSGAFLECDPDAVAETLQTVFIGTVLRRSSTDDDEWLANIHTELINYLDSAVRTREDAR, from the coding sequence GTGCCCAGTGACGTCTTCGACGATCCGACGGACACCTGCGAAAAGATTCTGGCGGCGACTTACCGGAGTCTCAACGAGCACGGCTACGCGGACTTGACGATGCAGACGATCGGTGATGAACTCGAGCAGAGTCCATCGCTCGTCTATCATCACTACGAGAACAAGGACGCGCTGGTACTCGCGTGTCTCGAATACCTGCTCGAGCAGTTCGAATCCGAGTTCGGGAACGACGCTGTCGACGACCCGAAAGGGCGACTCGAGGAGATTCTCGAGTGGTGGTTCGCGACCGACGTCGACGACGAGTGGCACGGATTTCTGACGACGATTCTCGAGCTGCGGGCCCGTGCGGTCCACGATTCGGAGTATCGGGAGCACTTCACCAGAAGCGACCGAATTTTCAAAGAGTCACTCGCAACGGTTCTCCGGGCGGGAATCAATAGCGGTGCGTTCCTCGAGTGCGATCCGGACGCCGTCGCCGAGACGCTTCAGACGGTGTTTATTGGGACGGTGCTGCGGCGCTCGAGTACTGACGACGACGAATGGCTCGCGAATATCCATACCGAACTCATTAATTATCTTGACTCGGCCGTGCGCACGAGAGAAGACGCGCGGTAG
- a CDS encoding COG1361 S-layer family protein, whose translation MGDSNVNSDVRVERGVDLVNQRRGVALTLAVVTIVGVLAPLTVTATLAQQGGELTRGEPDLELVDSNPDVTPGTETTLEVTLKNNGDLHTGAQADRVLTARGVTAEISDADPFESASGEVAVGPIQDGAIGTAPLSIEVPEDVEPGTYDVQVDVEYDYTNRVSDASSSQQRLTKTQTLDFRVTVPDEPRFDVSDVTTDVAPGESGDVTMEIENTGGKPANHTRASATGFGGVTIDGATSQISIGDLEPNESTTTTVEAAIAESTSATDKPLEVSFTYADKAGIDRTTDPVRTTMSLTAAQSFSIRNLEDTLAVGYEGDVTGEVVNDGPGPIDDAVLVVEPMSDSLFVEDTRYALPELKQGEAADFRYPTDVSGQADAGARQLRFTVEYTGNGDATLQDGPISERVVVDARTDEFSVSDDGASVRQGETSDLVLEITNERPETLSNIDARLYTEGALDAPDDEAFVKELKPGESAEIPFEITAGSDASVETHPVELDFEYDTERGETVLSDVYQHPIEVEAGEDDGGGFSSIIVGILGALAVSGIGIGLWVRQR comes from the coding sequence ATGGGCGACAGCAACGTCAACAGCGACGTTCGAGTCGAACGCGGGGTGGATTTGGTGAATCAGCGCCGCGGTGTCGCCCTCACACTCGCCGTCGTGACTATCGTCGGAGTCCTCGCTCCCCTCACCGTAACGGCGACGCTGGCACAGCAAGGCGGCGAGTTGACGCGTGGCGAACCGGACCTCGAGCTCGTCGACTCGAACCCGGATGTCACCCCAGGGACGGAGACGACTCTCGAGGTGACCCTCAAAAACAACGGCGATCTGCATACCGGTGCACAGGCTGACCGGGTACTCACGGCTCGCGGTGTGACCGCCGAGATTTCCGACGCCGATCCGTTCGAATCGGCGTCCGGTGAAGTCGCGGTCGGTCCAATTCAGGACGGAGCAATCGGGACGGCCCCACTTTCGATCGAAGTACCGGAAGACGTCGAGCCTGGTACTTACGATGTCCAGGTCGACGTCGAGTACGACTACACCAACCGAGTCTCGGACGCCTCGAGCTCACAACAGCGACTTACGAAGACTCAGACCCTCGATTTCCGTGTAACGGTTCCCGACGAGCCCCGGTTCGACGTCTCGGATGTCACGACCGACGTCGCTCCCGGCGAGAGCGGCGACGTGACGATGGAGATCGAGAACACGGGAGGAAAACCGGCAAATCATACGCGCGCGTCCGCGACCGGGTTCGGAGGCGTGACGATCGACGGCGCAACGAGCCAGATCTCCATTGGCGACCTCGAACCCAACGAATCGACGACGACCACCGTCGAGGCGGCGATCGCCGAGTCGACCAGTGCGACGGACAAGCCCCTCGAGGTATCGTTCACGTACGCGGACAAAGCCGGTATCGATCGGACGACCGACCCCGTTCGAACGACGATGTCACTGACGGCAGCCCAATCGTTCTCGATTCGAAACCTCGAGGACACCCTCGCCGTCGGATACGAGGGAGACGTGACGGGCGAAGTCGTCAACGACGGGCCGGGTCCGATCGACGATGCGGTGCTCGTCGTCGAACCGATGAGCGATTCGCTGTTCGTCGAGGACACCCGGTACGCCCTCCCCGAACTGAAACAGGGCGAAGCCGCCGACTTCCGGTACCCGACCGACGTGAGCGGACAGGCCGACGCGGGAGCGCGCCAGCTGCGCTTTACCGTCGAATACACCGGCAACGGCGATGCGACGCTCCAAGACGGTCCGATCTCCGAGCGAGTCGTCGTCGACGCCCGGACCGACGAGTTCTCGGTCAGCGACGACGGCGCGTCGGTCAGGCAGGGCGAAACCAGCGACCTCGTGCTCGAGATCACGAACGAACGCCCGGAGACGCTGTCGAACATCGATGCCAGACTGTACACCGAAGGGGCGCTCGACGCCCCCGACGACGAGGCGTTCGTCAAGGAACTCAAGCCGGGCGAATCGGCCGAGATTCCGTTCGAGATTACGGCCGGATCGGACGCGAGCGTCGAGACGCATCCGGTCGAGCTGGACTTCGAGTACGACACCGAACGCGGAGAGACGGTCCTCTCGGATGTCTATCAGCACCCGATCGAGGTCGAAGCCGGCGAGGACGACGGTGGCGGGTTCTCGTCAATCATCGTCGGGATACTCGGTGCGCTCGCAGTGAGTGGAATCGGCATCGGCCTCTGGGTGCGACAACGCTAA
- a CDS encoding efflux RND transporter permease subunit translates to MPDLDEIWDRDASAETESSLNSRLNAVITDHPWRIVLAFAVITVLMIGGMGGGGGQQAGTDQFTDGLEEQEALEDMQDDFQRQGRDGGGSTANLFITDERNTLSKESLLRMLEFQERAETEDGLRVTSSTSPASLVAQQLDPEAETPEEQRRVLERTSQRQLESAIADADETAGLPVSTDFTRESAQADVAQIAVTYDTPPNADTDDRAELQTGTAELADEIDGYETGENVEVFGDAIIEQETLQLLGDTAIVVFPAALVLIMFFLLVAYRDPIDLTLGLIALVMTMIWTFGFMGYAGIPFSDSLITVFPLLLAVGIDFGIHIINRYREERAAGAAIGDAMGITTRQLSGAFLIVTITTVIGFAANLTSSLSQLRDFGIVAAVGIIFTFLIFGVFLPAGKVGLDRLRAGTRIPNFGTSPLGNEDSILGRILPVGTKAARIAPVIVLVSALVFGAAAAGYGTGVDTEFSQEAFFPDEDRIAQYERLPEPFAPSEYTFMTVLEYLEEDFDQGFVGSVTVYVDDPDVRSDAAFREVDRAITNPPDAFVQSDRRADADSIISVMERREETDPEFAATVTRTDSNNDGLPDRDVDRVYDELLEEDNARQYVTSDRSATRIVYQVDVDADQTEATNAAEEVAEGMNMDATATGSLVVNQAVIDRISESAIRSLIVAFVLTAIFLMLSYWWLEGRMIYGVINLVPVLVTVAMLAASMRLFDVPLSPFNAPILSVSIGLGVDYTVHFMHRFVDEYESGADVHQALAVTVRGTGGALTGSMLTTVCGLGVLYLALIPLIMEFGLLLALGVFYAYLTSILLLPSTIVVWDRLERRFGPIGDVRWRAAARSLTGRR, encoded by the coding sequence ATGCCCGACCTCGACGAGATCTGGGACCGTGACGCCTCGGCGGAAACCGAGTCATCCCTCAACAGCCGCCTCAATGCCGTTATTACCGACCATCCCTGGCGGATCGTCCTCGCGTTCGCCGTGATCACCGTGTTGATGATCGGCGGCATGGGAGGTGGCGGCGGACAGCAGGCCGGTACCGACCAGTTCACCGACGGGCTCGAGGAACAGGAGGCCCTCGAGGACATGCAGGACGACTTCCAGCGGCAGGGTCGCGACGGCGGCGGCTCGACCGCGAACCTGTTCATCACCGACGAGCGAAACACCCTGTCGAAGGAGAGCCTCCTCCGGATGCTCGAGTTTCAGGAGCGTGCCGAAACCGAAGACGGGCTCAGAGTCACGTCGTCGACGAGCCCGGCGTCACTGGTCGCCCAGCAACTCGATCCGGAGGCGGAAACGCCCGAGGAGCAGCGGCGCGTTCTCGAGCGGACCTCGCAACGACAGTTAGAATCAGCGATCGCGGATGCCGACGAGACTGCAGGATTGCCGGTGAGCACGGACTTCACCCGGGAATCGGCACAGGCGGACGTCGCTCAGATCGCGGTTACCTACGATACGCCACCGAACGCTGATACGGACGACAGGGCCGAATTGCAGACTGGAACGGCCGAGCTGGCCGACGAGATCGACGGCTACGAGACGGGCGAGAACGTCGAGGTGTTCGGCGACGCGATCATCGAGCAGGAGACGCTCCAACTGCTTGGAGACACTGCGATCGTCGTCTTCCCGGCCGCGCTCGTGTTAATCATGTTCTTCTTGCTGGTCGCATATCGGGACCCGATCGACCTCACGTTGGGGCTGATCGCGCTGGTGATGACGATGATCTGGACGTTCGGGTTCATGGGCTACGCGGGGATTCCGTTCTCGGATTCGCTGATTACGGTGTTCCCGCTGTTGCTCGCCGTCGGAATCGACTTCGGCATCCACATCATCAATCGGTATCGCGAGGAACGAGCGGCAGGAGCGGCGATCGGCGACGCGATGGGCATCACGACGAGACAGCTCTCGGGGGCGTTCCTGATCGTCACGATAACGACCGTCATCGGGTTCGCCGCGAACCTGACGAGCTCGCTGTCGCAACTCCGGGACTTCGGTATCGTCGCCGCCGTCGGCATCATCTTCACGTTCCTCATCTTCGGCGTGTTCCTGCCCGCCGGGAAGGTCGGACTGGATCGATTACGGGCGGGGACTCGAATTCCGAACTTCGGCACGAGCCCGCTCGGAAACGAGGATTCGATACTCGGTCGGATCCTGCCCGTAGGAACGAAAGCCGCACGGATCGCTCCGGTAATCGTCCTCGTGAGCGCGCTCGTCTTCGGCGCCGCAGCGGCCGGCTACGGAACCGGCGTCGACACGGAGTTCTCCCAGGAGGCGTTCTTCCCGGATGAAGATCGGATCGCCCAGTACGAACGCCTCCCCGAACCGTTCGCACCCAGCGAGTACACGTTCATGACCGTGCTCGAGTACCTCGAGGAAGACTTCGATCAGGGATTCGTGGGGTCGGTGACGGTCTACGTCGACGATCCCGACGTGCGATCGGACGCCGCCTTCCGCGAGGTCGACCGCGCGATCACGAATCCCCCCGACGCGTTCGTCCAGAGCGACCGGCGTGCGGACGCCGACAGCATCATCAGCGTCATGGAGCGACGCGAGGAAACCGACCCCGAGTTCGCGGCGACGGTCACGCGAACCGACTCGAACAACGACGGCTTGCCGGATCGAGACGTCGATCGGGTCTACGACGAGCTGCTCGAGGAGGACAACGCGCGGCAGTACGTCACGAGCGATCGGAGCGCGACCCGGATCGTGTATCAGGTCGACGTCGACGCCGACCAGACCGAGGCGACGAACGCCGCCGAGGAGGTCGCCGAGGGGATGAACATGGACGCGACGGCGACGGGTAGTCTGGTGGTCAACCAGGCCGTCATCGACCGCATCAGCGAGTCGGCGATCAGGAGCCTGATCGTCGCCTTCGTTCTCACCGCGATCTTCCTGATGCTCTCTTACTGGTGGCTCGAGGGGCGGATGATCTACGGCGTGATCAACCTCGTTCCGGTCCTCGTCACCGTCGCGATGCTCGCCGCGTCGATGCGCCTCTTCGACGTGCCGCTCTCGCCGTTCAACGCCCCCATCCTGTCGGTCTCGATCGGCCTCGGCGTCGACTACACGGTGCACTTCATGCACCGGTTCGTCGACGAGTACGAGTCGGGGGCCGACGTGCACCAGGCGCTGGCGGTCACGGTTCGCGGAACCGGCGGTGCCCTGACCGGCAGTATGCTCACGACCGTCTGCGGACTCGGCGTGTTGTACCTCGCCTTGATCCCGCTGATCATGGAGTTCGGACTCCTGCTCGCGCTGGGGGTCTTCTACGCCTACCTCACGTCGATCCTCCTGCTCCCGTCGACGATCGTCGTCTGGGATCGCCTCGAGCGGCGGTTCGGTCCGATCGGTGACGTTCGGTGGCGGGCGGCTGCTCGGTCTCTGACTGGAAGACGGTAG
- a CDS encoding helix-turn-helix transcriptional regulator — protein sequence MVPDRDDQLHDDGRPPPGSPVLEAILENERNRRYLGERLEAAGDRVDTELLGDIVRHGPVLEALLQESLDRREIEERLAISRATSHRYIQWLGEQEFVEKVDGRFQLTWRGTVIAEEILRFEANVRTAHRLTPLLDAICDDHRDFVLEPFIDSTITVAEPDDPYRPVERFMALVRKSETFRGFNTTHMAPLALGEFHRQLFEDTDTEIIYLPSSAEKLFEMYPERAQKAIEDGHLALRTLGTLPYGLAIFDDHVGIGGYDEATGLMQVFVDTDEPIAREWAERVYASVRVDSDPLDERADSPR from the coding sequence ATGGTGCCTGACCGAGACGACCAACTGCATGACGACGGCCGTCCGCCACCTGGGTCGCCAGTCCTCGAGGCGATCCTGGAAAACGAGCGGAATCGCCGCTATCTCGGCGAGCGGCTGGAAGCTGCGGGCGACCGCGTCGACACGGAGCTCCTCGGCGACATCGTCCGGCACGGCCCCGTCCTCGAAGCGCTCCTGCAGGAATCGCTCGACCGCAGAGAGATCGAAGAACGACTCGCCATCTCACGAGCGACGAGCCACCGCTACATACAGTGGCTCGGCGAGCAGGAATTCGTCGAGAAGGTCGACGGGAGATTTCAGCTGACCTGGCGCGGCACGGTCATCGCAGAGGAGATACTCCGGTTCGAGGCGAACGTACGGACCGCACATAGACTAACGCCCCTCCTCGATGCAATCTGTGACGATCATCGGGACTTCGTCCTCGAACCGTTCATAGACTCGACGATCACCGTCGCGGAACCGGACGACCCCTACCGTCCCGTCGAGCGGTTCATGGCACTCGTCCGGAAGTCGGAGACGTTTCGAGGATTCAACACGACCCACATGGCACCGCTCGCCCTGGGCGAGTTCCACAGACAATTGTTCGAGGACACCGACACGGAAATCATCTACTTACCCAGTAGCGCCGAGAAGCTCTTCGAGATGTACCCCGAGCGTGCCCAGAAGGCGATCGAGGATGGACATCTCGCGCTCCGAACGCTCGGCACTCTCCCGTATGGGCTCGCAATTTTTGATGACCACGTCGGGATCGGAGGGTACGACGAGGCGACGGGGCTCATGCAGGTGTTCGTCGATACTGACGAACCGATCGCACGCGAGTGGGCCGAACGTGTGTACGCCTCCGTCAGGGTCGATTCGGATCCGCTCGACGAACGAGCCGATTCGCCACGGTAA
- a CDS encoding FAD-binding oxidoreductase → MERHTIPGEKIERFDAGFHGDLIRAGDADYDGARAIWNGMVDKRPALIARCRGVADVITAVNFARENELGVAVRGGGHNVAGTAVCDDGLVIDLSEMRSVRVDPDTPTAWVQAGATWADVDHETQAFGLATPGGLVSETGVAGLTLGGGLSHFRCKYGLTCDNLVSVDLVTADGDYLTASEDEREELFWGLRGGGGNFGVVTGFEFDLHTVGPEVAMCLVFYSGDRMAERLRAYREYVASAPEEVSTLTLSGVMPDAELFPADAVDETKIAIAGCYAGSIADGERALMPLREFGEPIADFSGTMPYVELQRLFDEDYPDGMRYYWKSLYLDGLSESAIDRITYWTGVAPSPLSTVDVWQLGGAIEQVDAEDSAFVGRHAPFLLGVEANWERPENDDANVEWVRDCLEDMRQFSDGSVYLNFPGFLEGGEDMMRTTFGSKYDRLVALKDRYDPTNLFSRNQNITPSGAVQTDGGDSTDE, encoded by the coding sequence ATGGAACGACACACCATTCCCGGCGAAAAGATCGAACGGTTCGACGCGGGATTCCACGGCGACTTGATTCGTGCAGGCGACGCCGACTACGACGGCGCCCGCGCGATATGGAACGGGATGGTCGACAAGCGTCCGGCCCTGATCGCTCGGTGTCGAGGCGTCGCTGACGTCATCACCGCGGTGAACTTCGCGCGCGAAAACGAACTCGGAGTCGCGGTACGCGGTGGCGGCCACAACGTTGCCGGGACCGCCGTCTGCGACGACGGACTCGTTATCGACCTCTCCGAGATGCGGAGCGTGCGCGTGGACCCTGACACACCTACTGCGTGGGTCCAGGCGGGTGCCACGTGGGCGGACGTGGACCACGAAACCCAGGCGTTCGGGCTGGCGACGCCCGGCGGCCTCGTCTCGGAGACGGGTGTCGCAGGACTGACGCTCGGTGGCGGGCTCAGTCACTTCCGCTGCAAGTACGGCTTGACCTGTGACAACCTCGTATCCGTAGACCTGGTCACGGCCGACGGCGACTACCTGACCGCCAGCGAGGACGAGCGCGAGGAGCTCTTCTGGGGGTTGCGCGGTGGTGGCGGCAACTTCGGCGTCGTCACCGGCTTCGAGTTCGACCTCCACACCGTCGGACCCGAGGTGGCGATGTGTTTGGTGTTCTATTCGGGAGATCGAATGGCCGAGCGTCTACGAGCCTACCGCGAATACGTCGCATCCGCACCCGAGGAAGTCAGCACGCTCACCTTGTCGGGCGTGATGCCCGACGCGGAACTCTTCCCAGCGGATGCGGTCGACGAAACCAAGATCGCAATCGCGGGCTGTTATGCGGGATCGATAGCGGACGGCGAGCGTGCGCTGATGCCCCTTCGGGAGTTCGGCGAGCCGATCGCCGATTTCAGCGGGACAATGCCGTACGTGGAATTGCAGCGACTCTTCGACGAGGACTACCCCGACGGCATGCGCTACTACTGGAAGTCGCTGTATCTCGACGGCCTGTCGGAGTCCGCCATCGATCGCATCACCTACTGGACCGGTGTGGCTCCCTCGCCGCTGTCGACGGTCGACGTTTGGCAGTTAGGTGGCGCGATCGAGCAGGTCGACGCCGAGGACAGTGCGTTCGTGGGCCGGCACGCTCCCTTCCTGCTGGGCGTCGAAGCTAACTGGGAGCGGCCGGAGAACGACGATGCCAACGTCGAGTGGGTGCGTGACTGTCTCGAGGACATGCGCCAGTTCTCGGACGGTTCGGTCTACCTGAACTTCCCGGGATTCCTCGAAGGGGGTGAGGACATGATGCGGACCACGTTCGGGTCGAAATACGACCGACTGGTCGCACTGAAGGACAGGTACGATCCGACGAATCTCTTCAGCCGGAATCAGAACATAACGCCGTCCGGGGCCGTGCAAACCGACGGTGGGGATAGCACCGATGAGTGA
- a CDS encoding DUF7512 family protein yields MSELERETIGAPRRPSTARVVFVSSLWVSVGVLLVAAAIPLTRDTLPVQSGTVQAMTVVGVVLAEAIVLHVGYGALVAFVEPPIRELLDGDSAWNSSD; encoded by the coding sequence ATGAGTGAACTCGAGCGCGAAACGATAGGAGCCCCCCGGCGACCGTCGACCGCCCGCGTCGTGTTCGTGAGTTCACTCTGGGTTTCGGTCGGCGTTCTACTGGTCGCAGCTGCGATTCCCCTCACGCGCGATACGCTCCCAGTACAGAGTGGAACTGTACAGGCAATGACCGTCGTTGGCGTCGTTCTCGCCGAGGCTATCGTGTTGCACGTCGGTTACGGTGCTCTCGTAGCATTCGTCGAGCCGCCGATTCGAGAGTTACTCGATGGAGACTCCGCATGGAACTCCTCGGATTGA
- a CDS encoding sulfite exporter TauE/SafE family protein has protein sequence MELLGLSLVSIAVFVGFGLLVGVLFGFFGMGGSFLVTPALLVLGYPTTVAVGSGLGFVFGTSVVGALSHRTHGQIDYKLVASLTVAMTAGIEVGKRAVVVLDGFGSADLVIAVAYIGLLALVGLFTLHDARHEDDGYLGADLTDRVQTLDCPPMVSVTGDVRVSVWVILAIGGVVGTLSGFLGVGGGFLLLPAMMYGLGVPAGIAVGTDILQITVSGAFGTFVYARTGAVSLPVVGSLLVGSAFGARIGAVASALVHEDEIREYFAAVLLAGSLAVTLKTLSALLGVAALHTASIVLIFGAAIAVSATVVLAATGRVRASAP, from the coding sequence ATGGAACTCCTCGGATTGAGCCTCGTATCGATCGCCGTCTTCGTCGGATTCGGGTTGCTAGTCGGTGTTCTGTTCGGGTTCTTCGGGATGGGTGGGTCGTTCCTCGTCACGCCAGCGCTGCTCGTCCTCGGCTACCCGACGACAGTGGCAGTCGGGAGCGGACTCGGCTTCGTATTCGGGACCAGTGTCGTGGGCGCGCTCAGTCACCGCACTCACGGTCAGATCGACTACAAGCTCGTCGCGTCGCTGACGGTGGCTATGACCGCCGGGATCGAAGTCGGGAAACGAGCGGTCGTGGTACTGGACGGGTTCGGGTCGGCCGACCTCGTGATCGCCGTCGCGTACATCGGCCTTCTCGCCCTCGTCGGATTGTTCACCCTGCACGATGCGCGCCATGAGGACGACGGTTATCTCGGTGCTGATCTCACCGATCGTGTTCAAACGCTTGACTGTCCGCCGATGGTGTCGGTAACTGGTGACGTCAGGGTGTCGGTCTGGGTTATCCTGGCTATCGGTGGGGTCGTCGGAACGCTCTCGGGATTCCTCGGTGTCGGTGGTGGATTCCTGCTACTGCCCGCGATGATGTATGGACTCGGCGTTCCCGCTGGAATCGCCGTCGGAACTGACATCCTTCAAATCACCGTGTCAGGTGCGTTCGGCACGTTCGTCTACGCACGTACCGGCGCGGTTTCCCTCCCCGTCGTTGGTTCGCTACTCGTGGGAAGCGCGTTCGGTGCTCGCATCGGTGCCGTAGCATCCGCGCTCGTCCACGAGGACGAGATCAGGGAATACTTCGCAGCAGTGCTGCTCGCAGGGAGCCTCGCTGTGACTCTGAAAACGCTGAGTGCGCTACTCGGCGTTGCAGCGCTTCACACGGCAAGTATAGTTCTCATTTTTGGCGCGGCGATCGCAGTGAGTGCTACGGTAGTACTTGCTGCCACCGGACGTGTACGTGCCTCTGCGCCATGA
- a CDS encoding DUF7351 domain-containing protein, which yields MDHTRFTPDLELDELSPDEAFATLGNEIRLDIIRVLWRAGATYEYDDGSDAVEPVPYSELQTVIDIDDNGKFNYHLSKLAPHFVRRTDDGYRLSSAGKQIARTVIAVSGAGRLDFSRELDESCPLCGAAVAVTYEDQWLRVRCTECYGLFGDQAPVGTLFLTNYPAAGLTTRDSEQALATGLYRCALDITYLMYGICRECAGQISSSVTVCDVHEVQNDQPCDTCGTPFPVWADMKCDTCGFAKRLPVEMFATGLVLATELTGNPELDIDSPAVDEAIELLQNSVETDVSTNPLRVSLSIEVDTTVFTLTLDDEMNMVEFDREPRTDTVVS from the coding sequence ATGGACCATACTCGATTCACACCCGATCTCGAACTTGACGAGCTTTCCCCGGACGAGGCCTTCGCCACGTTGGGCAACGAAATACGGCTAGACATCATCCGCGTACTCTGGCGGGCAGGTGCCACCTACGAATACGACGACGGCTCTGACGCCGTCGAGCCAGTGCCGTATTCTGAGTTACAAACCGTGATTGATATCGACGATAACGGGAAGTTCAACTACCACCTCTCGAAACTCGCTCCCCATTTCGTCCGACGAACTGACGACGGATACCGGCTGAGCAGTGCGGGGAAGCAGATCGCCAGAACGGTGATAGCCGTATCCGGAGCGGGGCGCCTCGACTTCTCTCGAGAGCTCGACGAGAGTTGTCCGTTATGCGGGGCAGCCGTTGCGGTCACCTACGAGGATCAATGGCTCCGAGTCAGGTGTACCGAGTGCTACGGATTGTTCGGGGATCAGGCACCGGTTGGGACGCTCTTCCTTACGAACTATCCAGCGGCAGGTCTGACGACCCGTGACTCTGAGCAAGCACTCGCAACCGGACTCTATCGGTGTGCTCTCGACATAACCTATCTGATGTATGGAATCTGTCGTGAGTGTGCAGGACAGATCTCGTCGTCGGTGACGGTCTGTGACGTGCACGAAGTGCAAAACGATCAGCCCTGCGACACCTGTGGAACACCGTTCCCGGTTTGGGCAGACATGAAGTGTGATACCTGTGGGTTCGCCAAGCGGTTGCCAGTCGAGATGTTCGCGACTGGTCTCGTCTTGGCAACCGAACTGACCGGCAATCCCGAGTTGGACATCGACTCACCGGCGGTCGACGAGGCCATCGAACTGCTTCAGAACAGCGTGGAGACCGATGTCTCGACGAACCCTCTCCGCGTATCGCTTTCTATCGAGGTCGACACGACGGTGTTCACTCTCACGTTGGACGACGAGATGAACATGGTCGAATTCGACCGGGAGCCGCGGACTGACACCGTTGTTTCGTAA